A genomic window from Fusarium falciforme chromosome 2, complete sequence includes:
- a CDS encoding PALP domain-containing protein, which produces MANISITPPCVSNVLDAIGNTPCVELKRITPEGHARVFLKLEFLNPTGSYKDRMAKAVIEEAERQGILKPGMTVVEATGGSTGSSLALVCAVKEYKFRVISSDAFAKEKLRTMAAFGSDLDLIASANGKITPDLIPSMREKAKGFSKEEDVFWVDQFSNTDVLVGYQTLGHELVQQFPDGIDAFCGAVGGGGMVMGVSKILKEKYPQTRIVILEPESAPVITKGHGGSHSVEGIGIGFMPPLLDKSLYDEAKGIPEAEAREMCRRLAKEEGILVGTSSGLNVVAALELAKQLGPGKTVVTVACDTGLKYMNSGLFE; this is translated from the coding sequence ATGGCAAACATATCTATTACTCCACCTTGCGTATCAAACGTCCTCGACGCCATAGGCAATACACCATGCGTCGAGCTGAAACGTATCACTCCAGAAGGACACGCCCGTGTGTTCCTTAAGCTGGAGTTTCTCAACCCCACAGGCTCGTACAAGGATCGCATGGCGAAAGCAGTCATTGAAGAGGCAGAGCGACAAGGCATCTTGAAGCCCGGGATGACTGTTGTCGAAGCAACTGGTGGCAGCACTGGTTCATCCCTTGCCCTTGTATGTGCTGTCAAGGAATACAAGTTTCGTGTCATCTCTTCGGATGCGTTTGCAAAGGAAAAGCTACGGACGATGGCAGCCTTTGGATCTGACCTTGACTTAATTGCGAGCGCGAACGGCAAGATCACACCCGACTTAATTCCTTCCATGagagaaaaggccaaggggTTCTCaaaagaggaggatgtcTTTTGGGTGGATCAGTTCAGCAATACTGATGTCCTTGTCGGCTACCAGACCCTCGGCCACGAACTCGTTCAGCAATTTCCCGACGGTATCGATGCCTTTTGTGGCGCTGTCGGAGGCGGCGGTATGGTCATGGGCGTGTCAAAGATCTTGAAGGAGAAATATCCACAGACGCGCATCGTGATTCTCGAACCAGAGTCTGCGCCCGTAATTACCAAGGGCCACGGCGGAAGCCACAGCGTCGAGGGAATCGGCATCGGGTTTATGCCTCCGTTGCTGGATAAAAGTCTCTACgatgaggccaagggcaTTCCAGAGGCTGAGGCGCGCGAAATGTGCCGGCGCCTAGCAAAAGAAGAGGGAATACTGGTTGGGACTTCGAGTGGCCTGAATGTTGTCGCCGCGCTTGAACTGGCAAAGCAGCTCGGGCCGGGCAAGACGGTTGTTACGGTCGCATGCGATACTGGGCTGAAGTATATGAACAGCGGTTTATTTGAATAA
- a CDS encoding NACHT domain-containing protein: MSHSSGLAAINGAVGSKKAHANITNRLVSLLMMDRPFSRLYGAAKNLPLLPYAVFDWDYHMRELGTDFLSVLNEHKDFFRRVSEARNRWWTWYHLEYPGQKPLKHVPLLHVACVTGLFHLLEYALMKRNTLLGLLRSREVNRVWGYGQETPLHLAVKQGQDGMVHLLLKYGADVSIKNARGRTALDSAAFLGPYSIFLLLTASRTSRETIEADVKSSISDYHRETLLHTAARGGHQEICRELVEKWHYDIETKDEDGFMPLLVALRCQHLTLASFPVKHLGAKTTPRIKILESAFNPAEGFTTSEALESLSSNLCVDINATDEDDNALFHQPYSSALFMIEECIAAGFDFNKRNQKGETVLHRNFWLSATNGRLCLVLKESHLDTNARDNQGRTPLHSLAAIAGYPDQIPWNLALSNLVVLLDFGADRSLMDAHGRTPSELAAEYLKQGSDEIYIEEGIDSPDEIDEMPYTMSMIVELLSRYATAPVDVRVVDHLGEDMGNGDQPAAT; the protein is encoded by the coding sequence ATGAGCCATTCCTCCGGACTCGCAGCCATAAATGGCGCTGTGGGCTCGAAGAAGGCACACGCCAACATCACAAATCGCTTGGTATCTCTCCTCATGATGGACCGTCCTTTCAGCCGGTTATATGGCGCCGCCAAGAATTTGCCTCTTTTGCCCTATGCAGTTTTCGACTGGGACTATCACATGCGAGAGCTGGGCACCGATTTTTTGTCTGTCCTGAATGAGCACAAGGACTTCTTTCGCAGAGTTTCAGAGGCGAGGAATAGGTGGTGGACTTGGTATCACTTAGAGTATCCTGGCCAGAAGCCACTCAAACATGTACCTCTACTTCACGTGGCTTGCGTTACTGGCCTTTTCCACCTGCTGGAGTATGCTCTTATGAAGAGGAATACGCTACTTGGGCTGCTTCGATCAAGAGAGGTGAATCGGGTCTGGGGCTATGGCCAAGAAACACCACTCCACCTTGCGGTGAAGCAAGGGCAGGATGGAATGGTTCACTTACTACTGAAGTACGGAGCAGACGTATCCATTAAGAATGCCCGTGGCAGGACGGCTCTCGATAGTGCTGCGTTCCTCGGACCGTACTCCATCTTTCTTCTCCTGACAGCGTCAAGAACCAGTCGAGAGACTATCGAGGCCGATGTCAAGTCTTCGATTTCTGATTATCATCGGGAAACTCTTCTACATACAGCCGCTAgaggaggccatcaagaaATTTGTCGAGAATTGGTTGAAAAATGGCACTACGAcatcgagaccaaggacgaggatggcTTCATGCCGTTGCTGGTGGCCCTTCGATGCCAGCATTTAACCCTGGCCAGCTTTCCCGTGAAGCATCTCGGGGCCAAGACAACGCCGCGCATCAAGATTCTCGAATCTGCTTTCAATCCGGCAGAGGGGTTTACGACCAGCGAGGCTCTCGAGTCTCTTTCTTCGAACCTGTGTGTCGACATCAACGCGACAGACGAGGACGACAATGCCCTTTTCCACCAGCCATATTCTTCCGCGCTCTTCATGATCGAGGAATGCATCGCTGCTGGATTCGACTTTAACAAACGTAATCAAAAAGGAGAGACGGTCCTTCATCGCAACTTTTGGCTGTCGGCGACCAACGGGCGCTTGTGCCTGGTGTTGAAGGAGTCACATCTCGACACCAACGCTCGAGACAATCAGGGCCGAACACCGCTTCATTCCTTGGCCGCCATTGCTGGATATCCCGACCAAATACCTTGGAATTTGGCCCTTAGCAACTTGGTTGTGCTGCTTGACTTTGGCGCTGATCGAAGCCTGATGGACGCCCACGGGAGAACACCATCTGAGCTTGCTGCCGAGTACCTCAAACAAGGGTCGGATGAGATCTACATAGAGGAGGGAATTGACTCCCCTGATGAGATTGACGAGATGCCGTACACCATGTCGATGATTGTCGAGCTATTGTCGAGGTATGCGACTGCGCCGGTGGATGTGCGGGTGGTAGATCATTTAGGCGAGGATATGGGAAATGGCGATCAACCTGCTGCGACGTGA